Part of the Littorina saxatilis isolate snail1 unplaced genomic scaffold, US_GU_Lsax_2.0 scaffold_2123, whole genome shotgun sequence genome is shown below.
GGGGGAGGGAGGTTGAATGATTagataaaaacatatgaattgaACGACAAAtcgaagaaacaaaacaagagtcTTATAAACTCATAAATTCGTCAACATCAAATGTCCCATTCTTCTAGGTAAGCAACAAATGCAAAGAAGACCATTGAATCGCAGTACATCCTCAAAGCGGTCTGATTAAAACAGTGAATGCTCTTGCTTTtaactcggacaaacattgatGGGGCAGATCACTAGCTATTCGGTGTGTCGCAAACACATGGACTGGAGCACGTGTGGAGTTGTTTGTCCGAAGAAAAACAAGGGCATTCACTCGTTCACAATCCATACAAGCCCGACGGAGTTATATCCGAAAGCCGTCTATTTCACGTGATATCTGTGTGGTTGCCTAGGTGATGGGGATAGCGGCTGTGGCGCTTGGAATCTACGCCTTGGTGGACAAGAACGACATGAAGGCCCTGACCACGATTGATAAGGACGGCAAGCTGGATGATTTCAATGGTGTCGGCTTgctgcaggtgtgtgtgtgtgtgtgtgtgtttgtgtgtttgtgtgtgtgtgtgtgtgtgtgtgtgtgtaagtgtgtgtatgtgtgtgtgtgtgtgtaagtgtgtgtgtgtgtctgtgtgtgtgtgtgtttgtgtgtgtgtgtctgtctgtgtgtctgtctgtctgtctgtggttatgtgtgtgtgtgtgtgtgtgtgtgtgtgttggggggggggatgtctaTATGCGAATGGCGGTACATGGTAATTTCGGTGGATATTTTCCCCTTGAGGTTGTTTTTGTTCTGCgtaaagtctgtctgtctgactgggtttttgttttgtttttgtttttggactACCTGTCTTTGCCTTGCAAGTACaatttgatgatgatgatgatgatgatgatgacgatgacgatgacgatgatgatgatgtccacAGAGCGGAGCCATCGTTCTGATTGTGGGCGGGTCTTTCCTGCTGATCATGGGGTTCCTGGGGTGCTGCGGTGCCGTCAAGGAGGTCAAGTGTCTGCTGGCCACAGTGAGTCTAGTCCTTGTTGATGCTAATCTGGTTTCCTGTGGTTTAATTgacacccaccccctccctctctcacccccctccctctctcacccACCTCCCTCTCTCACCCACCACTGCTGGCCACAGGGAGTGTCGAGGCTCTTTGTCCTTCTTATTTGCTGCCATTCACTTTCTCAGGGGTTCGACTTTACAAGTGATACACGAAATTGGGTTACATCCGTCTCCAGGatagtagaaggccacagaggtagatttgtttatcctacatacgtgagagagacacccgtgagataataatcgttcaaatcacacgtgtgtatatcatgtaaatgaggtcatgtcaagcaagtctggcagggacctgtttttgagtcacttgagaaaaagtgactctatgtaatcggtcagtgttagtctgtccggccggccggccagccggccggccggccgtccgtagacaccaccttaacgttggacttttctcggaaactatcaaagcgatcgggctcatattttgtttagtcgtgacctccaatgacctctacactttaacgatggtttcgttgacctttgacctttttcaaggtcacaggtcagcgtcaaaggaaaaattagacattttatatcttttctcggaaactatcaaagcgatcgggctcatattttgtttagtcgtgacctccaatgacctctacactttaacgatggtttcgttgacctttgacctttttcaaggtcacaggtcagcgtcaaaggaaaaattagacattttatatctttgacaaagttcatcggatgtgattgaaactttgtaggattattctttacatcaaagtatttacatctgtagccttttacgaacgttatcagaaaaacaagggagataactagccttttctgttcggcaacacacaacttaacgttgggcttttctcggaaactataaaagtgaccgggctcaaattttatgtgaacgtgactcattgtgttgtgaatagcaatttcttcctgtccatctgatgcctcatataatattcagaactgcgaaagtgactcgatcgagcgtttgctcttcttgttccactgcttatgatgccaaagtcgcCGAGACAAatgtcattatagaaacaaaaattgcgctcgctaattaccctcgatgaatctttagaactaacacgtcacgccacactttcagagtgacgtttctttgctcgTTGCTTCACCTctcattccccgtcccttcacctctctcgccaccttccgccctacccttggtctcatccCTGGACTGTctcactcgttgctttttcaaatagtgaacagctcgctttcgctcgcagttcaatatttaaaaaaacaactcgtgtaaatctggtacgacacagcaagccatgtagtattctctatttctccaatgttccaaatgcatacgttgttttgctcccaccaagactacagatcttggcaaacgcgtgacgttaaaactagatttgattacgttacccgtacacgttcccgtacacgtcttGAAAAGTGTTGATCTATATCTTGCTAATGTACAGGCAATTCACGCCTTGAAACCCTGTTGACGACATGTGTGATGTCTGTTTCAGTACGCTGCCATTGTgatcctcatcatcatcgtacAGGTCACCGCCGCTGGCCTCGCTATTGCTTTCCGGGGAAGGGTGAGTACCTCTActtagtcttgagtcgagcgtttgaaaatgcctgcgcctgaaggcgggtgtaacttacacctcttgttatcagtctgccttaaaaatgaggacgacagttggccacatggccagaatagcgcgctgcattttcctgcatagaactaaggcgcgtctgccgcaacggtgcctgagctaaacattggcgggcactgctctCAGCCCgacacacggcactgtaaacattccccatcccttcacctctctcgccaccatccgccctacccttggtctcatgcctggaCTGTCTCACACAATGACCCAAGGTAGTTACAGACATCTCTTGGAGGTGAATGCGCCGAAAAATGTTGGTcgacaggcgcagtggcgtagtgaagaaaacatcggcctcctaattggaAGGCAGTGAGTTCGATTCGCGGTTTTTtgttaaacaagattttattccgaAAATACACGGTGGCATGTATCCCGGCTGCGGccgcctgatgggttaagggtgaagatttttccgatctcccaggtcaacttacgtgcagacctgctagtatcttatcccccttcgtgtctacactcaagcacaagactaagtacgcacggaaaatatcctgtagtccatgtcagagttcggtttgttataaaaacacgaaaatatgcaGCATGCTTTCCCCAAAATCAGCGTATTGCTGCCTGattggcagggtaaaaacggtcatacacgaaaAACCCATCTatgcaaaaacatgaatgaacgtgggagtttcagctaatgaacgaagaagaagaagaagaagaagagagaagtGGGTGATAAGTTAGCAGAAAACTAAAAATTAAGTGTAGCTGCACCCAAAACCCAATAAAAGTATGACAGTACAGGGTTAGTTGAACAATTCAGTATTAATCATGTGAATGTATTGTAAGCAGGAAAACACAAATGGGGAGCTTGTGTAGTGTGCTAGTTGACtgattgtttcttcttcttcttgtgtttGATTCGTGTATAATGATGCATTATAATCTGAATGGCTGccgaaatggcggggtaaaaacggccatacacgtacaaCCCCacccgagtgtacgtgggagtttccgcCCATGAACGCAAAAGAAAAGAAGGACGGCAATATTGAGACTTAAGCCCGTGtgttgttgatccttaacatgtattatgttgaattatctatgaattgttgaataaacattgtttaaaccaatcccGTGTGAGCTTCCTTGCCACATTGGATAAACCTCAACGTTTTCACTCTTCCACGTGACTGTATCTGATATACGGCAAACGGCCATATATGTTTTCTTTCTTATCAATTTATTTAATGGTCAATTGAAAGAGTTTGAGAAAGGGCCTCAATGTATTATGTTTTCTTTCTCCAGATCTCCGACAAACTGAAGGACGGATTGAAGAAAGGAATCATAGAGAATTATGACGGTAACCTCACATCTGGCAACACCTTCTCTCGGGCTTGGGACTTCGCCCAGGTCAATGTACGTACTGCATGCGCAGCACCCTGTTAGGTAGTAAGCACAGGTACTTTGGGTGTCTAGTGAGCATCTGGTTTGATTGGACGTTGGGCCATGGGCGTCTTGTtagcagatatatatatatatatacaagtggtatgtttggattaaaaacaagctaaaacaaaatcaaaagaggaaagaaaatCGCGCTTTCCTGTGTAGCACAAGCGCTACTGCACCGTACCGGCTGTCATTTCAATTAATCGACACCTGGCATCTCGGTGTATTTGCACGAATAGGATACCTTTATACGCTGTGTCAGCTCTTTCTCGACCGCTTGGTGTCAGCAAacgtactgtcttggtgaaaacatACAGTGCGTTCATTTTTATTGGAACTATGAGTtcgacaaattgactaaatatATTAATTTCACTTTACGCGACTTGATTCTCTTTCCTCGTGTGGATGTTGTGGGATGAATTGCTTTGTTAGCATGTGATATTGAACTGATTGCTTGTTCAAGCGATGATGTTCTGGgaagtctgtgtgtctgagcgcgcgagcgtttgtgtgtgtgtgtgtgtgtgtgtgtgtgtgtctgtgagtgcgcacatgtgtatgtgtgtgagtgtgcgcgcatgtgtgtgtgcgcgcgcgcgtgtgtgtgtgtgtatgtgagtgtgtgtgtgatagagaaccagaacgagagagagagatgtgaagGATGGCCTGTGATGTTCTTTCCAGCTGGCACCATTTAGTTTCCTTTGATTTCAGTTCGAGTGCTGTGGTGTGACCAATGCCACTGTGGACTTCGTGAACAGCAAGTGGTACAACACCACCCGTACAACCAGCCAAAAAGTCCCCAAGACATGCTGCGCGCTGAATAACAAAGATAAGGTTCTCGATGACAATGAAGAGCCCGATCTCGTAGACAATGGCTGCCCATCTAAGGCTGTAGGCGACAGCAACCTAAACACAAACAAGGTAAGTCATCTCTTATCCCACTGAAGCATACTGTGTGTGGTTACTTGTGTGTGAATTCACTTGTCCCGCCATGTTAGCATGAGTTATTTCTCTAGAGGTTTCAGAATATTCTATACGTTTCTAGTTCTGAAGCTGCTCATACACCTCAGAAGGTGAGAACGGTTTATCACACAAGAATTCACATGTTGGTCGTCGTTGCACCTTAAAATTTTGGTCAATGAcatgagttacctcccttccttgaGAAAGTTCGAGATCGTTGAGCAGCAAGTTTAACTTCATCAAGCTACAGCCTTTGATAATCGTAAGGTATGCTTGCAAGGATTGATTATTCTCCTGTCAAAATATTGGGCATAGTAGTAATTATATATAACGGACATAACGGATTATTATCCTGTGGCAATATGTGGCCTATTAAGGATTATTATCCTGTGACAATATGGGGCCTATTAAGGATTATTATCCTGTGACAATATGGGGCCTAGTATTGATTATTTTCCTGTCACAATGTTTGGCATATTAGTGAATATTTTCCAAAACATCATTGATTTCTTTTTGTCACAATATGTGGTATTTTAGTTATTATGATCCTGTGACAATATGTGGCCCATTAGTTATTATTAGCCTGTAACAATATTTGACATATCAA
Proteins encoded:
- the LOC138957779 gene encoding tetraspanin-18-like isoform X2 (The sequence of the model RefSeq protein was modified relative to this genomic sequence to represent the inferred CDS: added 66 bases not found in genome assembly), whose protein sequence is MVAGCGMTCIKYIVFAVNFLFFVMGIAAVALGIYALVDKNDMKALTTIDKDGKLDDFNGVGLLQSGAIVLIVGGSFLLIMGFLGCCGAVKEVKCLLATYAAIVILIIIVQVTAAGLAIAFRGRISDKLKDGLKKGIIENYDGNLTSGNTFSRAWDFAQVNFECCGVTNATVDFVNSKWYNTTRTTSQKVPKTCCALNNKDKVLDDNEEPDLVDNGCPSKAVGDSNLNTNKPCYSSVEDCM
- the LOC138957779 gene encoding tetraspanin-18-like isoform X1 (The sequence of the model RefSeq protein was modified relative to this genomic sequence to represent the inferred CDS: added 66 bases not found in genome assembly), whose amino-acid sequence is MVAGCGMTCIKYIVFAVNFLFFVMGIAAVALGIYALVDKNDMKALTTIDKDGKLDDFNGVGLLQSGAIVLIVGGSFLLIMGFLGCCGAVKEVKCLLATYAAIVILIIIVQVTAAGLAIAFRGRISDKLKDGLKKGIIENYDGNLTSGNTFSRAWDFAQVNFECCGVTNATVDFVNSKWYNTTRTTSQKVPKTCCALNNKDKVLDDNEEPDLVDNGCPSKAVGDSNLNTNKPCYSSVEDWIKNRAAIIIGIALGIVFIEVSQLTLVIATHASLSYREIWRQLTLAIPTHA